In a genomic window of Roseiflexus castenholzii DSM 13941:
- a CDS encoding cation transporting ATPase C-terminal domain-containing protein, whose product MLNCRSLTHSMFQIGAFSNRWLFVGIGTMILLQPGFTCPPWMGQILNSAPISLEAWGRVMLIAFVGYAPITTEPWRRRRYAGERRAVLT is encoded by the coding sequence CTGCTCAACTGCCGTTCGCTCACGCACTCGATGTTTCAGATCGGCGCGTTCAGCAACCGCTGGCTGTTCGTCGGCATCGGGACGATGATCCTGTTGCAACCGGGATTCACCTGTCCGCCGTGGATGGGCCAGATTCTCAACAGTGCGCCAATCAGTCTCGAAGCGTGGGGGCGCGTCATGCTCATTGCGTTTGTGGGATATGCGCCGATCACGACCGAACCATGGCGACGCCGCCGGTATGCCGGCGAGCGCCGCGCGGTCCTGACCTGA
- a CDS encoding potassium channel family protein — MFVIIVGGGKVGAHLAGLLIASDHRVCVVEPRATARDHLAQTLPPETIVAGSGSDPAVLEACGARQADVVAAVTGDDEVNLVVTSLARFEFHVPRTIARVNNPKNAWMFTAEMGVDVALSQADLMAHLILEEMSLGDMMTLLKLRRGRYSLVEEKIAADSLAVGRAITDLNLPHECVIVAIIRRGRLIPPHGDTVLHAGDEVLALTAAEQVQRLAEILGG, encoded by the coding sequence ATGTTTGTGATCATTGTCGGCGGCGGGAAGGTTGGCGCGCATCTGGCAGGTCTGCTGATCGCCAGCGATCACCGGGTATGCGTCGTCGAACCGCGCGCCACTGCGCGCGACCATCTGGCGCAAACTCTGCCGCCGGAGACGATTGTTGCAGGAAGCGGCAGCGATCCCGCCGTGCTGGAGGCATGTGGCGCGCGCCAGGCGGATGTTGTGGCAGCCGTTACCGGCGATGATGAGGTCAACCTGGTAGTCACAAGTCTGGCGCGCTTCGAGTTTCATGTGCCGCGCACGATTGCGCGGGTGAACAATCCGAAGAACGCATGGATGTTTACCGCCGAAATGGGGGTTGATGTCGCGCTGAGTCAGGCGGATCTGATGGCGCATCTCATTCTCGAAGAGATGTCGCTGGGCGATATGATGACGCTGCTCAAGTTGCGTCGCGGGCGCTACTCACTCGTGGAAGAGAAAATCGCCGCCGATTCATTGGCGGTGGGACGCGCCATCACCGATCTCAATCTGCCGCACGAGTGCGTGATTGTCGCTATTATCCGGCGGGGTCGTCTGATTCCGCCCCACGGGGACACCGTGCTGCACGCTGGCGACGAAGTCCTGGCGTTGACAGCGGCTGAGCAGGTGCAGCGGCTGGCGGAGATTCTGGGAGGGTGA
- a CDS encoding potassium channel family protein, with product MRVIIVGCGRMGAGLALNLTRSQHEVTIIDRDPAAFAALGERFGGQTITGHGFDRDVLLRAGIARVDALAAVTSSDETNVVTARAARRFFRVPRVVARLYDPRKAEIYRRLGILTISTTEWGIHRVAELISYSWFEPIVSLGASVNLVDVETPPMMAGRSLASLTVPGEVHPVAISRGGRCFLPTPETQLQAGDLLHVAVLATSTERLKALLGV from the coding sequence ATGCGTGTGATCATCGTAGGATGCGGACGAATGGGCGCCGGGCTGGCGTTGAATCTTACCCGCAGTCAGCACGAAGTGACCATCATCGATCGTGATCCGGCGGCGTTTGCGGCTTTGGGCGAACGATTTGGCGGTCAGACAATCACCGGGCACGGCTTCGACCGCGATGTACTGTTGCGTGCCGGGATCGCGCGTGTCGATGCGCTGGCAGCAGTGACGTCCAGCGATGAAACCAATGTGGTAACTGCGCGGGCGGCGCGGCGGTTCTTCCGCGTGCCGCGCGTCGTCGCCCGCCTCTACGATCCGCGCAAAGCCGAGATTTATCGGCGCCTGGGCATCCTGACCATTTCAACAACGGAGTGGGGCATCCACCGTGTCGCCGAACTCATCAGTTATTCCTGGTTCGAGCCGATTGTCAGCCTTGGAGCGTCGGTCAACCTTGTTGATGTCGAAACGCCGCCGATGATGGCGGGACGTTCGCTTGCCAGCCTCACCGTGCCAGGCGAAGTGCATCCGGTGGCGATCAGTCGCGGCGGGCGCTGTTTCCTGCCAACACCGGAGACGCAGTTGCAGGCGGGCGATCTGCTGCACGTCGCCGTGCTGGCAACCTCAACCGAACGTCTGAAGGCGCTGTTGGGAGTCTGA